The following are encoded together in the Janthinobacterium sp. Marseille genome:
- a CDS encoding ABC transporter ATP-binding protein, producing the protein MNNTAILRGTSGFIPAAPAARDIGSGKRDAEALPASAPLLQVDDVSLEYRTRERVVRATHRVSFDVHQADRFVLLGPSGCGKSTLLKAVAGFILPVEGEIRLDGKAVTAPGPDRIVVFQEFDQLSPWKTVKQNVIFPLLASRTLGRKEAEERALHYLAKVGLSKFSDVHPHQLSGGMKQRVAIARALAMQPRVLLMDEPFAALDALTRRKMQEELLQLWDEVHFTLLFVTHSIEEALVVGNRIALLSPHPGRMRAEINSHDFSLASLGSTEFQNTAQRIHHMLFEEEPETSVQA; encoded by the coding sequence ATGAATAACACGGCTATCCTGCGAGGCACTTCGGGCTTCATTCCTGCCGCACCTGCTGCACGCGATATCGGGAGCGGAAAGCGTGATGCTGAAGCCTTGCCTGCTTCGGCTCCCTTGCTGCAGGTGGATGATGTCAGCCTTGAATATCGTACGCGTGAGCGCGTGGTGCGCGCGACGCATCGCGTCAGTTTCGATGTGCATCAGGCGGATAGGTTCGTCTTGCTGGGACCATCCGGCTGCGGCAAGTCAACCTTGCTGAAAGCCGTTGCCGGTTTTATTCTACCTGTCGAAGGTGAAATCCGGCTGGATGGCAAAGCTGTCACCGCACCGGGTCCGGATCGCATCGTCGTATTCCAGGAGTTTGACCAATTGTCGCCATGGAAGACGGTCAAACAAAACGTCATCTTTCCGCTGCTGGCTTCACGGACCCTGGGGCGCAAGGAAGCGGAAGAACGTGCCTTGCACTACCTGGCCAAGGTTGGCTTGAGCAAATTCTCCGATGTACATCCGCATCAGTTATCAGGTGGCATGAAGCAGCGTGTGGCAATCGCCCGTGCGCTGGCGATGCAACCGCGCGTGCTCTTGATGGATGAGCCTTTCGCGGCACTGGATGCACTCACGCGACGCAAGATGCAGGAAGAGCTGCTGCAATTGTGGGATGAAGTACATTTTACCCTGCTGTTCGTGACGCACTCAATAGAAGAAGCCCTGGTGGTCGGCAATCGTATCGCCTTGCTGTCACCGCATCCGGGTCGCATGCGGGCGGAAATCAATAGCCATGATTTTTCACTGGCAAGCCTGGGCAGCACCGAATTCCAGAATACGGCGCAACGCATCCATCACATGTTGTTTGAAGAAGAGCCGGAAACGAGCGTGCAAGCATGA
- the gcvA gene encoding transcriptional regulator GcvA produces MKSPIYLNALRAFEASARHQSFSAAAAELNVTPAAVGQLVRSLEDWLGTPLFNRSASGRARLIATEAAQRALPEIRAGLDKLSLGLERLKEGAINGVLTVTVSPAFAAKWLLPRIDTFQAAWPDTDVRLDTSLKPVDFVALGIDIGVRYGNGDWAGLIAEKLLDEEIYPVCSPLLLRQKQRLRKPTDLGKETLIHDLSIESHKDFPSWKQWLKVAGVDHTETMRGMRINNSAAVLQAAIDGQGIALARSVMARDDVAASRLVRLFPDIKFTSPLAYFIVYRAERASLPRLAAFRDWLLVEAGAITEKNGHV; encoded by the coding sequence ATGAAATCTCCTATCTACCTGAATGCATTGCGCGCGTTCGAAGCCAGCGCCCGGCATCAAAGCTTTTCCGCGGCAGCAGCAGAACTCAATGTGACACCTGCAGCGGTTGGCCAGCTCGTGCGCAGCCTCGAAGATTGGCTGGGAACTCCTCTGTTTAATCGCAGCGCGAGTGGTCGTGCCCGGCTCATCGCAACGGAAGCCGCGCAGCGCGCCCTGCCCGAGATACGCGCAGGCCTGGATAAACTAAGCCTGGGTCTGGAACGACTTAAAGAAGGGGCAATCAATGGCGTACTCACGGTAACTGTCAGCCCCGCCTTCGCCGCAAAATGGTTACTACCCCGTATCGATACATTCCAGGCGGCATGGCCGGACACGGATGTGCGCTTGGACACCAGCCTTAAACCGGTGGATTTTGTCGCGCTCGGCATAGATATAGGCGTGCGTTATGGCAACGGAGACTGGGCGGGACTGATAGCGGAGAAATTGCTGGATGAAGAAATTTATCCGGTTTGTTCGCCGCTACTGTTGCGCCAGAAGCAGCGCCTGCGCAAACCTACAGACCTTGGCAAAGAAACCTTGATCCATGATTTGTCGATAGAGAGCCACAAGGATTTTCCATCGTGGAAGCAGTGGCTCAAAGTCGCCGGCGTGGATCATACGGAGACGATGCGCGGCATGCGCATCAATAATTCAGCGGCGGTATTGCAGGCAGCAATCGACGGCCAGGGCATCGCATTGGCACGCAGCGTTATGGCACGTGACGATGTGGCAGCGAGTCGGCTGGTGCGACTCTTCCCTGATATCAAATTTACGTCACCGCTCGCCTACTTTATCGTCTACCGTGCCGAGCGTGCGAGCTTGCCAAGACTGGCCGCCTTCCGCGACTGGCTGCTTGTCGAGGCTGGGGCTATTACTGAAAAAAACGGCCACGTATAG
- a CDS encoding carbon-nitrogen hydrolase family protein — translation MTIFKVAVAQAASHPDDAQASTAKAVDLIGQAHRAGAGLLVFPEAFLGGYPKGASFGAPVGMRKPEGRQAYLDYFNNAIDLKGPEVEAIAEATRNTGMFAVIGCIERELGTLYCTVLFFNGAQGLVGKHRKLMPTAGERLIWGFGDGSTMPVFDTPLGKIGAVICWENYMPMLRMYMYSQGIGIYCAPTADDRDTWVPSMQHIALEGRCFVLTACQYIKRSAYPATHECALGDDPETVLMRGGSAIIDPLGKVLAGPNFEGEALLYAEIDTDQIVRGKFDFDVAGHYARPDVFQLAVDTRAKSAVNIQQDNMEPNK, via the coding sequence ATGACGATTTTCAAGGTAGCGGTGGCACAAGCCGCATCTCATCCTGATGATGCGCAGGCATCCACGGCGAAAGCCGTGGATCTGATCGGGCAGGCACATCGGGCCGGTGCCGGCCTGCTGGTTTTTCCGGAAGCCTTCCTCGGTGGTTATCCGAAAGGCGCTTCTTTCGGCGCGCCGGTCGGTATGCGCAAACCGGAAGGGCGACAGGCTTATCTCGATTATTTCAATAATGCGATAGACCTGAAGGGCCCGGAAGTCGAAGCGATCGCCGAGGCTACGCGCAACACCGGCATGTTTGCCGTGATCGGTTGCATAGAACGCGAGCTTGGCACTTTGTATTGCACGGTATTGTTTTTCAACGGCGCGCAGGGTTTGGTCGGCAAGCATCGCAAGTTGATGCCGACTGCCGGTGAACGTTTGATATGGGGTTTCGGCGACGGTTCGACGATGCCGGTATTTGACACGCCGCTGGGAAAAATCGGTGCCGTCATTTGCTGGGAAAACTATATGCCGATGCTGCGCATGTATATGTACAGCCAGGGCATAGGCATCTACTGCGCACCAACAGCCGATGACAGGGATACCTGGGTGCCGAGCATGCAGCACATTGCTTTGGAAGGACGTTGCTTTGTATTGACGGCATGCCAGTACATCAAACGTTCCGCGTATCCGGCGACACATGAATGTGCATTGGGCGATGATCCGGAGACCGTGCTGATGCGTGGCGGCAGTGCGATTATCGATCCGCTGGGCAAGGTATTGGCCGGACCGAATTTCGAAGGCGAAGCCTTGCTCTATGCCGAGATAGATACCGACCAGATAGTGCGCGGGAAATTCGATTTCGATGTGGCAGGACACTATGCACGTCCCGATGTGTTCCAACTGGCGGTCGACACGCGTGCCAAATCTGCTGTGAACATCCAGCAAGACAATATGGAGCCGAACAAATAA
- a CDS encoding IclR family transcriptional regulator: protein MPKIKPAAALPATKTAKKAVAAKAPKARASAPHKDASEQSKRRGIQSIEIGFRILDVLRTAGRPLPLRQIAESAGMAVANVHYYLVSFQAVGVIRQEADSGHYGLGPYALKLGMAALEQFDVFTAARPVMAELAATVGHTVFLGVWGNRGPTIVYRIEGGTSRPILELRVGSVLPLLNSALGRNFLAHLPRTITGELLKQELKINLDDKHAPSHSDLPQSAADIEKMLASVKENGLSRCRDALLPHFTSLSAPVFDHLGEMIAAITLMGPMGVLDDDLQGVTAKTLKARALQISQDAGFGKEVASK, encoded by the coding sequence ATGCCAAAAATAAAACCCGCCGCAGCGCTGCCCGCCACCAAAACGGCAAAGAAGGCTGTCGCGGCCAAAGCACCAAAAGCGCGCGCAAGTGCGCCCCACAAAGACGCAAGCGAGCAATCCAAGCGACGTGGTATTCAATCGATAGAAATAGGTTTTCGCATACTGGATGTACTGCGTACCGCAGGCCGGCCCCTGCCTTTGCGCCAGATTGCCGAGAGTGCCGGCATGGCGGTGGCGAATGTGCATTACTACCTGGTCAGCTTCCAGGCAGTGGGCGTAATCCGGCAGGAAGCCGACAGCGGCCATTACGGCCTCGGTCCTTACGCGTTGAAACTGGGGATGGCGGCGCTGGAGCAGTTCGATGTGTTTACCGCCGCGCGTCCTGTGATGGCCGAACTGGCCGCGACAGTCGGCCATACGGTATTCCTCGGCGTCTGGGGCAACCGCGGCCCGACTATTGTCTACCGCATCGAAGGTGGCACCAGCCGCCCTATCCTCGAGTTACGCGTCGGCAGCGTACTGCCTTTGCTGAATTCGGCCTTGGGTCGCAACTTCCTGGCACATCTGCCGCGTACGATTACCGGTGAATTGCTGAAGCAGGAATTAAAAATCAATCTGGACGACAAGCATGCACCCAGCCATTCCGATTTGCCGCAATCGGCCGCGGATATCGAGAAGATGCTGGCCAGCGTAAAAGAAAATGGCTTGAGCCGTTGCCGCGATGCCTTGCTGCCACACTTCACTTCCCTGTCGGCACCAGTCTTCGATCACCTCGGTGAAATGATAGCCGCCATCACCCTGATGGGGCCTATGGGCGTGCTCGATGACGATTTGCAGGGAGTCACGGCCAAGACACTCAAGGCGCGCGCGCTGCAGATATCGCAGGACGCCGGCTTTGGCAAAGAAGTCGCCAGCAAATAA
- a CDS encoding MFS transporter, whose protein sequence is MTAASITSTEADVFTAKEERQVVLASTLGTIFEWYDFFIYGSLAIFMSSVLFPPDNPTAALLASLGALAAGFVIRPIGAVLFGYLGDRLGRKHTFLLTIIMMGGSTALIGFLPSYASVGHAAWISLVVLRLVQGLAVGGEYGGAVIYVAEHSRPSRRGLLTGWIQITSSMGLILSIAVILGTQATMDMASFKEWGWRVPFIISIAMLIFSVYVRAKLHESPVFTRLKAQGRLSKNPVRDTFFKWPSLKMILLALFGVTAGQGATYFTGQFYVMIFLQQAVMLDQRTVYTLICIGFLIGAPAFVFFGWLSDRLGRKWIMMAGLFIAALCYRPMFASLLEAGNPALAAATLSTPVTVHANAKDGACSFSIGASFVSAHPDHAKPCVQAKKMLVGNGINFEYAEPIAGQAVAMSVKGQTINGFDAKAYRAALTEAGYPAKADPEQVNKGRILLLLVLMTVVVAMVYGPVAAYLVELFPPNIRYTALSFPYHIGAGIFGGFLPFCATYLALAGGNIFAGLWYPVVITAVTGIIGSLLLPNTKTAVKDI, encoded by the coding sequence ATGACTGCAGCATCTATAACCAGTACTGAGGCAGACGTATTTACTGCCAAGGAAGAGCGTCAGGTCGTACTCGCTTCAACCTTGGGCACCATCTTTGAGTGGTATGACTTTTTCATTTATGGCTCGCTCGCGATCTTCATGAGTTCGGTCCTGTTCCCGCCTGATAATCCGACCGCTGCCTTGCTGGCATCGCTGGGTGCACTGGCTGCAGGTTTCGTGATTCGTCCTATCGGTGCGGTGTTGTTCGGTTACCTGGGCGACCGCCTCGGCCGCAAACACACCTTCCTGCTGACCATCATCATGATGGGTGGCAGTACCGCACTGATCGGTTTCCTGCCGAGTTATGCGTCGGTCGGCCACGCTGCATGGATCTCGCTGGTGGTGCTGCGCCTGGTCCAGGGCCTGGCAGTCGGTGGTGAATATGGTGGTGCGGTGATTTATGTGGCCGAACACTCGCGTCCGTCACGCCGTGGTTTGCTGACCGGCTGGATCCAGATTACATCGTCGATGGGCTTGATCCTCTCAATCGCCGTGATCCTCGGTACCCAGGCCACGATGGATATGGCTTCGTTCAAGGAATGGGGCTGGCGCGTTCCTTTCATCATCTCGATTGCAATGCTGATTTTCTCGGTATATGTCCGTGCCAAGCTGCATGAATCACCGGTGTTCACACGCCTGAAAGCGCAAGGACGCCTGTCGAAGAATCCGGTGCGCGACACTTTCTTCAAATGGCCCAGCCTGAAAATGATCTTGCTGGCTTTGTTCGGTGTGACTGCAGGCCAGGGCGCAACTTACTTTACCGGCCAGTTCTACGTGATGATCTTCCTGCAGCAAGCGGTGATGCTGGACCAGCGTACCGTGTACACGCTGATTTGCATCGGCTTCCTGATAGGCGCACCTGCTTTTGTATTCTTCGGCTGGTTGTCCGATCGCCTCGGACGCAAGTGGATCATGATGGCAGGCCTGTTCATTGCGGCACTCTGTTATCGCCCGATGTTTGCTTCCCTGCTGGAAGCGGGTAATCCGGCGCTGGCTGCAGCAACGCTGTCGACGCCTGTCACGGTACATGCGAACGCCAAGGATGGTGCATGTAGTTTCAGCATAGGTGCATCCTTTGTCAGTGCACATCCTGACCATGCCAAGCCATGTGTGCAGGCGAAGAAAATGCTGGTCGGTAACGGCATCAACTTTGAATACGCGGAGCCGATTGCCGGACAAGCTGTCGCGATGAGCGTCAAGGGACAAACCATTAACGGTTTTGACGCCAAAGCTTATCGTGCGGCACTGACGGAAGCCGGTTATCCGGCCAAGGCCGATCCCGAGCAAGTCAATAAAGGCCGCATCCTGTTGTTGCTGGTCTTGATGACGGTGGTGGTGGCGATGGTGTACGGTCCGGTGGCGGCCTACCTGGTGGAATTGTTCCCGCCGAATATCCGCTACACCGCCTTGTCCTTCCCGTATCACATCGGTGCCGGTATCTTCGGTGGCTTTCTGCCTTTCTGTGCAACCTATCTGGCACTGGCCGGCGGCAATATATTTGCCGGGCTCTGGTATCCGGTGGTGATTACAGCGGTGACCGGTATTATCGGCAGCTTGCTGCTGCCAAATACAAAAACTGCAGTCAAAGACATTTAA
- a CDS encoding ABC transporter permease, translated as MTTNLTGSLNPPVRPEYELKLKPFTELPVERELPLGSRLWAQGWLRKSVILVVLAVIWEVVARWQDNELLLPTFIATAQALVEGISSGELLAKVGISLSVLLQGYAIGVLAAFILTTLAVSTQLGRDLLDTLTSMLNPLPAIALLPLALLWFGIGRGSLVFVLVHSVLWPMALNTYAGFQGVPDTLRMAGRNYGLRGIPYVLQILVPAALPAILSGLKIGWAFAWRTLIAAELVFGASSGKGGLGWYIFQNRNELYTDKVFAGLATVILIGLMVENIVFRTLEKATVQHWGMQR; from the coding sequence ATGACTACCAACCTTACAGGCAGCCTCAATCCACCGGTACGTCCGGAATATGAATTGAAGCTGAAACCGTTTACCGAATTGCCGGTAGAACGTGAATTACCGTTGGGTTCGCGCTTGTGGGCGCAGGGCTGGTTGCGCAAGAGTGTGATACTGGTGGTGCTGGCCGTCATCTGGGAAGTGGTGGCACGCTGGCAGGATAATGAATTACTGTTGCCAACCTTTATAGCCACTGCACAGGCGCTGGTCGAAGGAATCAGCAGCGGCGAATTGTTAGCCAAGGTCGGAATTTCCCTATCGGTACTGCTGCAAGGTTATGCGATAGGTGTGCTGGCCGCTTTCATCCTGACTACGCTGGCAGTCTCGACCCAGCTGGGCCGAGATTTGCTGGATACGCTGACTTCCATGCTTAATCCCTTGCCGGCGATTGCCTTATTGCCTTTGGCCTTATTGTGGTTTGGTATTGGACGTGGCAGCCTGGTGTTTGTCTTGGTGCATTCGGTGTTGTGGCCGATGGCCTTGAATACCTATGCCGGTTTCCAGGGCGTGCCGGATACCTTGCGCATGGCGGGGCGTAACTATGGCTTGCGCGGCATTCCCTATGTCTTGCAGATATTGGTGCCGGCAGCTCTGCCTGCCATTCTGTCCGGTTTGAAAATAGGCTGGGCTTTTGCCTGGCGTACCCTGATTGCCGCCGAGCTGGTGTTCGGGGCATCGTCGGGCAAGGGCGGCCTCGGCTGGTATATCTTCCAGAATCGCAATGAACTGTACACAGACAAGGTATTTGCCGGGCTGGCGACCGTGATCCTGATCGGTTTGATGGTCGAGAATATCGTATTCCGCACCCTGGAAAAAGCGACGGTGCAGCACTGGGGTATGCAGCGTTAG
- a CDS encoding autotransporter outer membrane beta-barrel domain-containing protein: MTNAGDIFGTFQNATTIFVGAATTADIINHGNISNNATAQNNTVIGLLNGIGILNKIVNTGLIESTGGVTSSAVGNYFQITNGIDNSGTMRGKTASIGNMVATSVIGGIRNTSTGLIEAIGANGYGIINNGLITDGIVNSGTISGPLAGIFNTGTIYSNTDGYAIDNRGGLILGGIANQGTLDGNVALNTAALVLSGTTARVTGDISGAAASSITINNSFTAEAAANVGTITVNNAATLNFLTNQNWSGSNAFSNNGSVVIGTAATPGVTLTTANYTQSATGLLQIGASSDSNYGKLLVTGIANFTPDARINVDVATVNTLGINQVLARVISAGTLNASTFNISDNSALFNFRQVRNGNDIDLRVVANSGQGTGIRDAVIEQRTWSALDAARVLDTQLNNGVTGDMGNVINAFGQLPDNRAVARAATQTLPLASGHQAILGTLGTFQNVIQNRIGGNTGLSSGDTLKDKQIWGRVFGSRADQDDRKGSSGFSADSWGLGFGADAEVAAGSRVGLAYGYAKTSVNGNTDLAGTAQDSNVSSHLFSAYGSKELGQDRSISWQADLGVSDNDSMRQLNFGGLNRTARADFRTYSAHVGAALRQQFALSETTSLTPALRADYSWLKSQSYNETGADALDLNVASQKTDALVLGADTYLQHRFSATSRLDAHLGIGYDTINKPGAIVAAYAGAPGLSFVTSGIDQSPWLVRGGIGYTHTTANGTEVSLRYDAEGRSEYLNQSASVRAKWMF, encoded by the coding sequence GTGACGAATGCAGGAGATATTTTCGGGACATTCCAAAATGCCACTACCATATTTGTAGGTGCTGCAACCACAGCCGATATCATTAATCATGGAAACATAAGCAACAACGCTACTGCGCAGAACAATACGGTAATAGGTCTGCTCAATGGAATTGGCATCCTCAACAAAATCGTCAACACCGGCTTGATCGAGTCGACCGGTGGCGTCACATCATCGGCTGTCGGAAATTATTTCCAGATTACGAATGGCATAGACAATTCCGGCACCATGCGCGGCAAAACCGCGAGTATCGGAAATATGGTGGCTACCAGCGTCATCGGCGGAATCCGCAATACCAGCACTGGCCTGATAGAAGCCATCGGAGCAAACGGCTACGGCATTATTAACAACGGCTTGATTACTGACGGGATCGTCAATAGCGGTACCATTAGCGGCCCTCTTGCTGGCATATTCAATACCGGTACCATCTACAGCAATACCGATGGCTATGCTATCGACAATCGTGGCGGCCTCATCCTCGGCGGCATCGCCAACCAGGGCACGCTAGATGGCAATGTCGCACTTAATACCGCTGCGTTGGTTCTCAGCGGCACTACCGCTCGTGTTACCGGTGACATCAGTGGTGCCGCAGCATCTTCCATCACGATAAACAATAGCTTTACCGCCGAAGCAGCAGCCAATGTCGGCACCATCACGGTCAACAATGCTGCTACGCTCAATTTTTTAACAAACCAAAACTGGAGTGGCAGCAACGCCTTTAGCAATAATGGCAGCGTTGTGATCGGCACAGCGGCAACACCCGGCGTAACACTGACGACTGCCAACTACACGCAAAGCGCTACCGGCTTGTTGCAAATTGGCGCGAGCAGCGATAGCAACTACGGCAAGCTGCTGGTCACAGGTATAGCCAACTTCACGCCCGATGCCCGCATCAATGTCGATGTCGCCACTGTCAATACATTAGGCATCAACCAGGTACTGGCCCGTGTTATCAGCGCCGGGACGCTGAATGCTTCGACCTTCAATATCAGCGACAACTCCGCCCTCTTCAACTTCCGGCAAGTCCGCAATGGCAACGATATTGATCTGCGTGTCGTCGCCAATAGCGGCCAGGGAACCGGCATACGCGATGCCGTCATCGAACAGCGTACGTGGTCGGCGCTGGATGCCGCACGCGTACTCGATACCCAATTGAACAACGGCGTCACGGGTGACATGGGCAATGTCATCAATGCCTTCGGCCAACTGCCGGACAATCGCGCTGTGGCGCGAGCCGCGACACAAACCTTGCCACTGGCATCCGGTCATCAAGCAATACTAGGGACTTTGGGTACTTTCCAAAATGTGATCCAGAATCGCATCGGTGGCAATACTGGCTTGTCCTCCGGTGATACGCTGAAGGACAAACAAATCTGGGGCCGTGTCTTTGGCTCACGTGCCGATCAGGATGATCGCAAGGGTTCATCCGGCTTCAGTGCAGATAGCTGGGGATTGGGCTTCGGTGCCGATGCGGAAGTTGCAGCAGGAAGCCGCGTTGGTCTTGCCTATGGCTATGCAAAAACATCCGTCAACGGCAATACCGATCTGGCAGGTACTGCGCAAGATTCAAATGTTTCTTCCCACCTGTTCTCTGCCTATGGCAGCAAGGAATTGGGCCAAGATCGTAGTATTTCCTGGCAGGCAGACCTCGGTGTGAGTGATAACGACAGCATGCGTCAACTCAACTTCGGTGGCTTGAACCGTACCGCTCGTGCCGATTTCCGTACTTACAGTGCACACGTTGGTGCCGCCCTCAGGCAACAGTTCGCCTTGAGCGAAACAACGAGCCTGACGCCGGCACTGCGCGCCGACTATAGCTGGCTCAAATCACAAAGCTATAACGAAACCGGTGCCGATGCCTTGGACCTGAATGTCGCATCGCAAAAAACTGATGCCTTGGTGCTGGGTGCGGATACATACCTACAACATCGATTTTCAGCCACCTCGCGCCTGGATGCGCATCTAGGCATAGGCTACGACACCATCAATAAACCCGGTGCAATCGTGGCAGCTTATGCGGGTGCACCGGGATTATCGTTTGTCACCAGCGGCATAGATCAATCGCCGTGGCTGGTACGTGGCGGTATCGGCTACACCCACACCACAGCCAATGGCACTGAGGTCAGCCTGCGCTACGATGCAGAAGGCCGCAGTGAATATCTGAACCAGTCTGCTTCAGTGCGGGCGAAGTGGATGTTCTGA
- a CDS encoding SDR family NAD(P)-dependent oxidoreductase: protein MNSFSSKVAIVTGGGSGIGKEVAARLVKAGANVVIGGRDAAKLQRVATEIDPSGDHVRFHAGDIAQPATATALVDLAKQAFGGVDILINNAGVFRPKAFLEVEEAEYDWFLDTILKGKFFMAQAAAKAMKLRGGGAIVQTGSLWALQAIGATPSAAYSAANAGVHALTRNLAIELAASNIRINTVAPGVVETPVYNTFMTDDQVKATLPAFNAFHPLGRNGQPADVAEAILFLASANASWITGTVLSVDGGVMAGRQA, encoded by the coding sequence ATGAATAGTTTTTCTTCCAAAGTGGCAATAGTCACCGGCGGTGGTTCCGGTATAGGTAAAGAAGTCGCAGCTCGTCTGGTAAAAGCCGGCGCGAACGTGGTGATTGGCGGCCGGGATGCAGCCAAGCTGCAGCGCGTCGCTACGGAAATTGATCCAAGCGGTGACCATGTCCGCTTCCATGCGGGCGATATCGCACAGCCGGCCACTGCGACAGCTTTGGTCGATTTGGCGAAACAGGCTTTTGGTGGAGTGGATATCCTGATAAATAACGCAGGCGTGTTTCGGCCGAAAGCCTTCCTCGAAGTAGAGGAGGCTGAATACGACTGGTTCCTCGATACTATCCTCAAGGGAAAGTTCTTCATGGCACAGGCCGCGGCCAAAGCGATGAAGTTGCGCGGTGGCGGTGCGATTGTGCAGACCGGTTCCTTGTGGGCCTTGCAGGCAATCGGGGCGACGCCCTCGGCGGCATATTCGGCTGCGAATGCAGGTGTGCATGCACTCACACGTAACCTGGCAATCGAACTGGCTGCTTCAAATATCCGTATTAATACTGTTGCGCCGGGCGTGGTGGAAACACCTGTCTACAATACCTTCATGACCGACGATCAGGTAAAGGCAACCCTGCCGGCATTCAATGCTTTTCACCCTTTGGGGCGCAATGGCCAGCCGGCTGATGTAGCAGAAGCGATCCTGTTCCTGGCGTCGGCGAATGCATCGTGGATTACCGGCACGGTGTTGTCGGTAGACGGTGGTGTGATGGCCGGCCGTCAGGCATAG
- a CDS encoding flavin reductase family protein: MQFDMEQLSADKRYKLLTATVTPRPIAWVTSQSTDGVVNAAPFSFFNVMGHEPPTVTLGLLRKADGGYKDTAANIMATGEFVINLVSEAMAESMNETCTNAPPEVDELQLAGLSAVPSLAVAPPRIAGCPVSFECRSLSSIVTGPCQVIVVATVLRAHIEDKFLLDAERCHVDTPALKLVSRMHGSGWYARSTDLFQLTRPSYKAG; this comes from the coding sequence ATGCAATTCGATATGGAGCAATTATCTGCCGATAAGCGTTACAAATTGTTGACTGCAACGGTCACGCCGCGCCCGATTGCCTGGGTGACCAGTCAGTCAACGGATGGCGTGGTGAACGCGGCCCCTTTCAGTTTTTTTAATGTGATGGGGCATGAGCCGCCTACCGTGACGCTGGGCTTGTTGCGCAAGGCGGATGGCGGTTATAAGGATACGGCTGCAAACATCATGGCTACTGGCGAATTCGTGATCAACCTGGTATCGGAAGCGATGGCCGAGAGCATGAATGAAACCTGCACCAACGCGCCGCCCGAAGTCGATGAGTTGCAACTGGCGGGCCTAAGTGCGGTGCCTTCGTTGGCAGTTGCGCCGCCCAGGATTGCCGGTTGTCCGGTTTCATTCGAATGCCGCAGCCTGTCATCTATCGTGACCGGCCCGTGCCAGGTGATAGTGGTGGCAACCGTATTGCGGGCACATATCGAAGATAAATTCTTGCTGGATGCCGAACGCTGTCATGTCGACACGCCGGCATTGAAACTGGTCAGCCGCATGCATGGTAGCGGCTGGTATGCGCGTTCGACTGATTTGTTCCAGCTTACGCGGCCTAGTTACAAAGCCGGTTAA